A portion of the Sabethes cyaneus chromosome 3, idSabCyanKW18_F2, whole genome shotgun sequence genome contains these proteins:
- the LOC128740970 gene encoding mastermind-like domain-containing protein 1, whose protein sequence is MAWWGGGAGKIWLSSDAQWHHPVPLPSVSAGQPAQSLLPPAMLPAGLGIPPLNPTSPTTSISQHAIPNSLLTIREMMLQNPSLGLLNESNLLLKRSMLESMSTYPLGPNTMGLPQTTSPQISTSSPSSSIASFGPLMHSIKKERDELDGDINPHEQSHHQHHPHHHHQNHSQQQQQQQHLHPHHHQPHMPLALHHHHRSSPTTMLPLPPTSSPTPAAMSAVATVSSHHHQQQHQRHQRDSEERELNFYALPPLPQPSSSQQALHSQSSSAVTTTTTAAAAAAAAAPNATNSNNITNNSGSFHQFKLEQPDDFEIHPNQLHQHHQHHHHHHQSQFGQLPPHHHYRQQPPMSPDRTSIQDGSGGGSNTSKNNNNNTDDDDPPIDDDDDDAEDEEEIGGGGGGRTSGHGNDLDRPVVDDEFDDAKRRLTVGVTAAAAAAGRAESPDSRKGLLNLSRRKSSSPGK, encoded by the exons ATGGCGTGGTGGGGTGGTGGTGCCG GTAAAATTTGGTTAAGCAGTGATGCACAATGGCATCACCCTGTACCGTTGCCAAGCGTTTCCGCTGGTCAACCCGCGCAGTCCCTGCTGCCGCCTGCTATGTTACCGGCAGGGCTGGGAATACCACCACTGAATCCCACATCGCCTACTACATCGATCTCGCAGCACGCGATTCCCAACAGTCTGCTGACCATCCGCGAAATGATGCTACAAAATCCCAGCCTTGGGCTGCTGAACGAGAGTAATTTACTGCTGAAAAGAAGCATGCTGGAAAGCATGTCGACATATCCTCTAGGACCGAATACGATGGGTCTGCCGCAGACCACGAGTCCACAAATTTCCACATCATCCCCGTCGTCCAGCATCGCTAGCTTCGGCCCGCTGATGCATTCGATCAAGAAGGAAAGGGATGAACTCGACGGCGATATAAACCCGCACGAACAAAGT catcatcagcatcatcctCACCATCATCACCAGAATCACagccaacagcaacaacagcagcagcatcttCATCCCCATCACCATCAACCTCACATGCCACTGGCGCTGCATCACCATCACCGCTCCTCGCCGACCACGATGCTACCACTCCCGCCCACTAGCAGTCCAACTCCGGCAGCAATGTCGGCAGTAGCAACAGTGTCATCCCACCATCACCAGCAACAACATCAAAGACATCAAAGAGACTCCGAAGAACGTGAATTGAATTTCTATGCATTGCCGCCGCTGCCACAGCCGTCATCATCACAGCAAGCGTTGCATTCTCAATCGTCATCGGCagtaacgacgacgacgacggcggcggcagcagcagcagcagcagcgccgaATGCTACCAACAGCAACAACATCACCAATAACAGCGGCAGTTTTCATCAGTTCAAACTCGAACAGCCCGATGACTTCGAGATCCACCCGAATCAGCTTCACcagcatcatcagcatcatcatcaccatcatcaatcACAGTTCGGTCAGCTTCCACCGCATCATCACTACCGTCAGCAACCGCCGATGTCACCGGATCGAACGTCCATTCAGGACGGTAGCGGCGGAGGTAGCAACaccagcaaaaataacaacaacaacaccgaCGATGATGATCCACCtatcgacgacgatgacgacgatgcggaagatgaagaagaaattgGTGGTGGCGGCGGTGGGCGCACGAGTGGCCACGGCAATGACTTGGATCGGCCGGTCGTCGACGATGAGTTTGACGACGCAAAGCGACGTTTGACGGTTGGagtaacagcagcagcagcagcagcaggccgtGCAGAATCACCCGACAGTCGGAAGGGCCTGTTAAACTTGAGCCGGCGCAAGTCTTCATCACCCGGTAAGTAA